The genomic window GAGAATCTCCAACCGTGGATATTCATGGAAATGCCTTGAGAGAGGAGTAAAGGAATACCAAAATCGAGGAACGAATAAGTGGGAAGAAAAGCCGCGTAGCAAATGAGATGCTACCCCTACTCCGCCTACTTCACCTTCTCCACCTACTTCCCCCTACTGAAACGTCCGACTCACCGGAACGATTTGCACTTCATCCATCGGCACGATCATGCGCCGGCCGTCTTGCAGATCGACGGGCACGAGTTGACGGCGTTGGCGGACCGTATGCCCGGCTTGTTCGATTTCCTCGACAAGCGAATCCGGGATCGCCATCGGTTGTTGCGCGAAGGAGTCGGCGGCGATATCGCCCCAAGCCCGTACGGGAAGCTGCATTTGATTCGATTCGCCGTCGGCAACGCCGTCGACGAGGAGCGTCACATAACTATTAGGATCAGCAGGTGCATCGCTAACGACGCTTGCATCTGGGTCCGGCGCCGACCTGCTTCCTGTACCATCAACGACAAGCTTCAACTTGTCGCCATCTTGCGAGCGATACCAAGCGCCCAACGCGAACGCAACGCCGAAGCTGGCGGCCACAGCGAGCAGATTGCCCCACGAGCTACGCCAGAAGGAATGCGATGCACCAGGTTCCGAGGTGACCGCAACAGTGAGGCTCGCAGGCGTAACCAACAGTGGTTCAGCAAGCATCGCGCCGGACGCTTGCCGCCAGGCCTGCGCTTCCAGAAAAGCGAGCGCGCAGCGACGCCAAGCACCCGGCGTGTTTTCCAGACGCAGCAACAACTCGCGACGGCGCGTTTCATCCAATTCGCCGTCGACCAGCAGGTCGATGCCCTTCCCTTCGTCCCAGTCTTGTTCTGATTCGCGCTCGTTCATGTCGTGACCTCCACCGCCGTCGCCTGCAAGACGCCGCGCAGTTTCGCGCGGGCTCGATGCAACCGGGCCTCGACGGCGCTTTCTCGGACCCCGAGCCGGGAGGCGATCTCCCGATAGCTCCAGTTTTCCGAATACTTCAAAAGCAAAATCTCCGCGTCGCGCGCTGGCAGTTGCCCCAGCCCATCGCGCACCAATCGGCGACGCTCGTCCGCCAGCAGCCAGACGAGTGGGTCGGCTTGTTCGTCGGTCTCGCCAGGGCGAAAGCGTTCCGCGTACCGATCGACCAGCTTCCGTCCGCGACCGCGCTTGCGGCGATACAGCAACGTCTGCACGACCGCCAATCGGTACAGCCATGGCG from Planctomycetia bacterium includes these protein-coding regions:
- a CDS encoding RNA polymerase sigma factor, yielding MSQSTPAADGRIAPLRSNQVDWRAALAEHDRWLRTVVMARLGEHQAVDEVMQEIALAAVAQRAPLADATKVAPWLYRLAVVQTLLYRRKRGRGRKLVDRYAERFRPGETDEQADPLVWLLADERRRLVRDGLGQLPARDAEILLLKYSENWSYREIASRLGVRESAVEARLHRARAKLRGVLQATAVEVTT